Proteins from a genomic interval of Capsicum annuum cultivar UCD-10X-F1 chromosome 4, UCD10Xv1.1, whole genome shotgun sequence:
- the LOC107867799 gene encoding protein KRTCAP2 homolog: MAGSGSSMLYSFLLFIATLSLQEVYRGKLGSSELYTILGGFTSSLIFILLLTFIGNYQETCGVRTGWGAVILAEVVALIAAGTVHRVSITTCFLFSAALLYEVNKLSGVMVSRSESRGKRY, translated from the exons ATGGCTGGATCTGGGAGTTCGATGCTTTATTCATTTCTTCTATTTATCGCGACGCTCTCTCTGCAGGAAGTGTATAGAGGAAAGTTAGGATCTTCAGAATTGTATACCATCCTTGGTGGATTCACTAGTTCTCTCATATTCATTTTGTTGTTAACG TTCATCGGAAACTACCAAGAAACGTGTGGTGTAAGGACTGGATGGGGTGCTG TTATACTTGCTGAGGTAGTTGCTCTTATTGCTGCTGGCACTGTTCATCGAGTTAGCATCACGACATG CTTCTTGTTCTCAGCCGCATTGCTTTATGAGGTCAACAAGCTCTCGGGTGTGATGGTTTCTAGAAGCGAATCTAGAGGCAAAAGGTACTAA